The nucleotide sequence GGCCGCGGTGAAGGGGCAGGTCCGGCGGGTCGTTCTCGCCGGGGTGCTGAGTGGGCCGTCATATCGTGCGCTGGCGTGGTTCCGTGCCTTCGGCGCCCATCTGTCCAGCGGCCCGCCGGCCCGGCGGATCGCGGAACTGATCGCCCTCCATGACGCGGGCGTCGTGACGTTCCTCGGGGCCCGCCCGGAGGTGGCCGTGCGCCGGGACGACGGCGCCTTCCACGCCGTGTCCCCCACCACCGGCGGCCCTCCGGCTCGGGCACGCGCGCTGCTCGACGCGTGGCTGCCCGGCACGGACCTCGCGACCACCGCGGACCCGCTGCTGCGCGGCCTGCTCACCGCGGGTCTGGCCCGTCCGCACCGGGGCGGTGCCGCGGAGACGGCCACGGCCAGTGGCGCCCTGGACGTCGAACTGCCCGAGCACCGGGTGCGCCGCCCCGACGGCCGGCCGCACCGGCGGCTGTACGCGTTCGGGATCCCGACGGAGGGCATCCACTGGAACACCGCGATCGGCGCGCGGGCGCGCGCCGACGCCGATCTGTTCCGCCACGCCGACACCATCGCCCGGGCCGCCCTCAGCCCTTGACGACTCCCGCCGGGAGCCGGATCGTGCACCCGCGCACGGGTGATGTGGTGCGCGTGGGACATCTGGCCGGGCCGCCCGTCCAGCCAGATGGTTCGGCGCCCGGCCCGGCATGCCCTGACCTCCGGGAAGTCTGTCCGCGGTTGTTCGTGGTCGCGATCGCGGCGGTGTTCTTCCTCATGCGCCGCCGTGGTGACGCCCGGTCATAGCCGGAAGTTCGGAGAGCCGCGGATACCTCGTCCACGTCCCCGGCCGACTCGGCCGACGCGTCGCTCAGCCGAGGTGGTCGAGGGTCCAGCGGGTGACCACGGTGTCCGCGGTCGTCGCCGTGATCAGGACGGGTCCTCGTCCAGCTTCTCCACCACGCGCTCGGAGACCTGCGCCAGCGTCCGCAGCTCCGCCGGCGTGATGTGGTCGAGGAACAGAGCGCGGACCGCCTCCACGTGACGGGGGGCAGCGGCCTCGATCATCGCGCGCCCCTCGTCCGTGATCACGACGAACGCGCCACGCCCATCCTCGGCGCACTCGTCCCGGACCACCAGCCCCCGCTTCACCATGCGGGCGATGTGATGGGACATCCGGCTCTTTTCCCACTCCAGCGCCCGGGCAAGATCCAGAATCCTCCGCCGCCCGTCCGGTACGTCCGTCAGCTCGACCAGCACTCCGAAGTCCGCGGCCGACACATTCGACTCCGTCTGCAACGAGCGCGACAACCGGGCCCGGAGCCTGTCATGCAACCGGATGAAGCTCCGCCATGCGCACTGCTCCTCTGGCGTCAGCCATCGCACCGTCTCTTCCATGGGAGAAAGTGTAAACGTAGGTGATAGTTCACCGAACACCCACACGGACCCCGACGGGCCCGACCTCACACCGAACCACCTGCTTGGTAGACATATCAATTACATTGGCTCGATGATTGACACGCCAACCAGATCCCCTCGGGGAGCGCACCAGGAGAGGTCCATGACGGCCACAGCCTTCGAAGTGGGACTCAACTCGTTCGGCGAGGTCGCGACCGACGGCGACCGGCCGCTGAGCGACGCCGAGACCGTTCGCCTTCTCGTCGAGGAGGCCAAGCTCGCCGAAGCGGCCGGGCTCGACGTGTTCAGCCTCGGCGAGCACTACCGCCCAGGCCATACAGACAGCGCCACTCCCGTCCTGCTCGCCGCGATCGCCACCGCGACGGATGGCATCCGGCTCGGCACCTCGGTCACCGTACTGAGCACGAACGATCCGGTACGGCTGTACCAGGAGTTCTCCACCTTGGACGCCGTCTCGAACGGCCGCGCCCAGCTCGTGCTGGGGCGGGCGTCGGCCACCGAGTCGTTCCCACTGTTCGGCTATGACCTCGCCGACTACGAAGAGCTGTTCGAGGAGAAGCTGGATCTGTTCCTGCGGCTCCAGCGCGAGGAGGCGGTGACCTGGTCGGGCAGGTTCCGGCCCCCGCTCGTCGAGCAGCTACTGCACCCCCGGATGCCGCCC is from Streptomyces hygroscopicus and encodes:
- a CDS encoding MarR family transcriptional regulator, which produces MEETVRWLTPEEQCAWRSFIRLHDRLRARLSRSLQTESNVSAADFGVLVELTDVPDGRRRILDLARALEWEKSRMSHHIARMVKRGLVVRDECAEDGRGAFVVITDEGRAMIEAAAPRHVEAVRALFLDHITPAELRTLAQVSERVVEKLDEDPS